A portion of the Corynebacterium jeikeium genome contains these proteins:
- a CDS encoding acyl-CoA dehydrogenase, translated as MALTPGFDLFQLPEEHQELRAVIRDLAEKQIAPYAADVDENERFPEEALKALNEAGFNAVHVPEQFGGQGADSVAACIVIEEVARVCGSASLIPAVNKLGTMGLILKGSDELKSKVLPDIANGEMASYALTEREAGSDAGSMKTRAVREGDEWVLNGSKCFITNGGRSTWYTVMAVTDPEKGANGISAFMVHKDDEGFRVGGLEHKLGIKGSPTAELYFENCRIPADRIIGEEGTGFKTALETLDHTRPTIGAQALGIAQGAYDYAVGYVQERQQFGKPIAAFQNTQFMLADMRMKIDAARLMVYTAAANAERGTAEGGARLGLMAANAKTFASDVAMQVTTDAVQLLGGYGFTRDFPVERMMRDAKITQIYEGTNQICRMVAGRQILADAQKR; from the coding sequence ATGGCTTTGACCCCAGGATTCGACCTGTTCCAGCTGCCAGAGGAGCACCAGGAGCTCCGCGCCGTTATCCGTGATCTGGCGGAGAAGCAGATTGCTCCGTACGCAGCGGACGTCGATGAGAACGAGCGTTTCCCGGAGGAGGCCCTGAAGGCTCTCAACGAGGCTGGATTCAACGCCGTCCACGTGCCGGAGCAGTTCGGTGGTCAGGGTGCGGACTCGGTTGCGGCCTGCATTGTCATTGAGGAAGTTGCTCGTGTCTGTGGCTCGGCTTCTCTTATCCCGGCTGTGAACAAGCTGGGCACCATGGGCTTGATCCTCAAGGGCTCCGACGAGCTGAAGAGCAAGGTCCTGCCGGACATCGCCAACGGTGAAATGGCTTCCTACGCACTGACTGAGCGTGAGGCCGGTTCGGATGCCGGTTCCATGAAGACCCGCGCGGTCCGTGAGGGCGATGAGTGGGTCCTCAACGGCTCCAAGTGCTTCATCACTAACGGTGGCCGCTCCACCTGGTACACCGTCATGGCTGTCACCGACCCGGAGAAGGGTGCCAACGGCATCTCTGCATTCATGGTCCACAAGGACGACGAGGGTTTCCGCGTCGGTGGCCTGGAGCACAAGCTGGGTATCAAGGGTTCCCCGACCGCGGAGCTGTACTTCGAAAACTGCCGCATCCCGGCTGACCGCATCATCGGCGAAGAGGGCACCGGTTTCAAGACTGCCCTGGAGACCCTGGACCACACTCGCCCGACTATTGGTGCACAGGCACTGGGCATCGCGCAGGGTGCGTACGACTACGCCGTTGGTTACGTGCAGGAGCGTCAGCAGTTCGGCAAGCCGATCGCTGCTTTCCAGAACACCCAGTTCATGCTGGCTGACATGCGTATGAAGATTGACGCTGCTCGTCTCATGGTCTACACCGCAGCCGCTAACGCTGAGCGTGGCACTGCTGAGGGCGGCGCTCGCCTGGGTCTGATGGCCGCAAACGCCAAGACCTTCGCCTCTGACGTTGCTATGCAGGTCACCACTGATGCCGTGCAGCTGCTCGGTGGTTACGGCTTCACCCGTGACTTCCCGGTTGAGCGCATGATGCGTGACGCCAAGATCACCCAGATCTACGAGGGCACCAACCAGATTTGCCGCATGGTCGCAGGTCGCCAGATCCTCGCAGACGCACAGAAGCGCTAA
- a CDS encoding energy-coupling factor transporter transmembrane protein EcfT: MTEVGSAGTAEGTQSAEQSKQPFLATVNPVARVLGLFLLTTPLLISIDWVSAVVALVCTLFLVPLSGLGFRRFLGRSLPLLIAAPISGISMALYGNPEGKEYFSFLLAHVTDNSISLAIAIMLRVLAIGTPVIVLTANIDPTDLGNGLAQVLKLPSRFVLATVASLRLVGLFISDWQALTRARRARGLGDHGAIRRTISQVFALLVFALRRGTKLATAMEARGFGAPIKRTWWHTSTLAARDYVTMAACLAIAVAAIGISVWAGEFRFLGVA, translated from the coding sequence GTGACTGAAGTCGGTTCCGCCGGTACGGCTGAAGGTACGCAGAGCGCCGAGCAGAGCAAGCAGCCTTTCCTCGCGACGGTCAACCCGGTGGCGAGAGTTCTGGGCCTATTCTTGCTCACCACACCGCTGCTGATTTCCATCGACTGGGTCTCCGCAGTGGTGGCACTTGTCTGCACGCTTTTCTTGGTGCCACTGTCGGGTTTGGGTTTTCGTCGTTTTCTAGGACGCAGCCTGCCGCTTCTTATCGCCGCGCCCATCTCGGGCATCTCGATGGCGCTCTACGGCAACCCGGAGGGCAAAGAGTATTTCTCCTTTCTGCTTGCGCATGTGACGGATAATTCCATTTCCCTGGCCATCGCGATCATGTTGCGTGTGCTGGCTATCGGTACTCCAGTTATCGTGCTGACAGCTAATATCGATCCCACCGATCTGGGCAATGGGCTGGCGCAGGTTCTCAAGCTGCCCAGCCGGTTTGTGCTGGCAACGGTGGCGAGTCTGCGGCTCGTCGGTCTGTTCATCAGTGATTGGCAGGCGCTGACCCGAGCCCGTCGCGCACGCGGTTTGGGTGACCACGGCGCAATTCGCCGCACTATTTCCCAGGTGTTCGCTCTGCTGGTGTTTGCGCTGCGCCGCGGCACCAAGCTGGCCACCGCCATGGAAGCCCGCGGTTTTGGCGCGCCGATTAAGCGTACGTGGTGGCACACCTCGACATTGGCCGCGCGTGACTATGTCACCATGGCTGCCTGCCTCGCCATCGCCGTCGCAGCAATCGGTATTTCCGTGTGGGCCGGGGAGTTCCGCTTCCTGGGCGTGGCGTAG
- the mshB gene encoding N-acetyl-1-D-myo-inositol-2-amino-2-deoxy-alpha-D-glucopyranoside deacetylase, whose protein sequence is MKLLFVHAHPDDESIWTGGLIAAAARSGASVSVVTCTMGELGEVIGAPYQGLVADEADQLGGFRVAELRSALRALGANGPDNAPRFLGGAGRWRDSGMAGDKGNEHPRAFVNSGDEAVAQLRTILDELQPDLVITYDADGGYGHPDHIRAHDITVAACGNRFPTLWAVTDREAMAAGLDAITVVPESWQSCDVDDFATVTGHFEVQLDDAAVAAKVEAMRAHATQVWFADGSVSEVNPDAVYGQTDGSGRARAVWAFSNLLCQPVAPTEAYRFGTATAASLEELGELVNIQLPPEPVASVDSVPSVDLEAEGSADDE, encoded by the coding sequence GTGAAGTTACTTTTTGTTCACGCACATCCAGATGACGAGTCCATTTGGACAGGTGGTTTGATTGCGGCTGCCGCGCGTTCCGGAGCGTCGGTAAGCGTAGTGACCTGCACGATGGGCGAGCTGGGAGAGGTCATCGGTGCGCCGTACCAGGGGCTAGTTGCTGATGAAGCCGACCAGTTGGGCGGTTTCCGCGTCGCCGAGTTGCGCTCGGCGCTGCGTGCGTTAGGCGCCAACGGTCCTGATAACGCGCCGCGGTTCCTCGGCGGCGCTGGACGTTGGCGTGACTCCGGGATGGCCGGTGACAAGGGCAATGAGCATCCGCGTGCCTTCGTGAACTCAGGTGATGAGGCGGTCGCCCAGCTTCGCACCATCCTCGATGAGCTGCAGCCAGACCTGGTCATTACCTACGACGCCGATGGTGGCTATGGGCATCCGGACCACATTCGTGCGCACGATATCACTGTCGCGGCGTGCGGAAATCGCTTTCCGACGCTGTGGGCGGTCACCGATCGTGAGGCAATGGCGGCGGGGCTGGATGCCATTACCGTGGTACCGGAGAGCTGGCAGTCGTGCGATGTCGACGACTTCGCCACCGTGACTGGCCATTTCGAGGTTCAGCTGGATGACGCCGCTGTGGCTGCCAAGGTTGAGGCCATGCGCGCGCATGCGACGCAGGTGTGGTTCGCCGATGGTTCCGTCAGCGAGGTTAATCCGGATGCTGTCTATGGGCAGACCGATGGCTCTGGTCGTGCGCGAGCCGTCTGGGCGTTTTCCAATTTGCTGTGTCAGCCGGTGGCACCGACTGAGGCATACCGTTTTGGTACGGCGACCGCTGCGTCCCTGGAAGAGCTGGGGGAGCTGGTGAATATCCAATTACCGCCAGAGCCGGTAGCGAGCGTCGACTCTGTACCGAGCGTGGATCTGGAAGCGGAGGGGAGTGCGGACGATGAGTAA
- a CDS encoding suppressor of fused domain protein, with the protein MFDNLTGPIPPAGPDSNAIIKAVRAAFTSYFEESKPGEAQLTFLGSAPLKMLRFGPDTDRIVTYATLGCSAEAMQDPSAMVVDTNSGPRAELILPIRGGLDEVIRPLGILAASPSIEGLILTEGALIDFGQPLWDQSRFTGFVLLKAEIPPVAIEETEVTIFQPVPATTNEFALARAKGVDELRRVWETQGVDFTDPHRTSAV; encoded by the coding sequence GTGTTCGATAACTTAACCGGCCCCATTCCTCCCGCCGGCCCTGATAGCAATGCGATCATCAAAGCCGTCCGAGCAGCATTTACCTCCTACTTTGAAGAGTCCAAACCCGGCGAAGCCCAGCTGACCTTCCTTGGCTCTGCGCCACTGAAGATGCTGCGCTTCGGACCTGACACAGACCGGATTGTCACCTATGCAACACTCGGCTGCAGTGCCGAGGCGATGCAGGATCCGTCCGCAATGGTGGTGGACACCAACTCTGGCCCGCGCGCCGAGCTCATCTTGCCTATTCGTGGTGGACTGGACGAAGTCATCCGCCCGCTGGGTATTCTTGCCGCTTCCCCAAGCATCGAAGGCCTCATCCTCACCGAGGGGGCACTAATCGACTTCGGCCAGCCACTGTGGGATCAGTCGCGCTTCACCGGTTTTGTGCTGCTCAAGGCAGAAATCCCGCCGGTCGCGATAGAGGAAACCGAAGTCACAATCTTCCAGCCGGTCCCCGCCACGACCAACGAATTTGCCCTTGCTCGCGCTAAGGGCGTTGACGAACTGCGTCGCGTGTGGGAAACCCAAGGTGTCGACTTCACCGACCCGCACCGCACCAGCGCTGTATAA
- a CDS encoding YdcF family protein codes for MRKTLACLGAGFGSMLLVGGLRVAANSELRPPRLPNRRPPRWVLPTVGAAWTLASCRAYYARASHRLTTPLLAGLAVPGAAAIVFEAVRLRCAAQKPTLPPHTVVVLGCGLKNNRPSALLARRLQRAVSACDERTERIICSGGVGSEAVTDATCSEADAMVEWLEANAGDVVKRGDIELIPEDQSTNTSENIDYACELMRGMDGALSAGTVVVTSDFHAPRVAKLMRERGLEPWCVVGAYTPLRYWATSLLREFLAQFILWAPSGNARILRISRVGRSVSH; via the coding sequence ATGAGAAAAACACTCGCGTGCCTCGGTGCAGGCTTCGGTTCCATGCTCCTCGTCGGCGGACTACGCGTCGCCGCTAATTCGGAGCTACGCCCACCACGCCTGCCCAATCGCAGACCTCCGCGGTGGGTTCTTCCCACAGTAGGTGCCGCGTGGACACTGGCCAGCTGCCGCGCCTACTACGCTCGCGCATCGCATCGCTTGACGACGCCCCTGCTCGCCGGCCTCGCAGTACCAGGAGCCGCAGCGATCGTTTTCGAGGCCGTTCGCCTTCGATGTGCAGCCCAAAAACCAACTCTGCCGCCACACACCGTGGTTGTACTGGGATGCGGATTGAAGAACAATCGGCCCTCGGCCCTGCTGGCCAGAAGATTACAGCGAGCAGTCTCAGCGTGTGATGAGCGTACCGAGCGAATCATCTGCTCCGGTGGGGTCGGCAGTGAAGCGGTGACAGATGCCACCTGCTCCGAAGCGGACGCCATGGTGGAGTGGTTGGAGGCGAACGCTGGGGACGTCGTAAAGCGCGGCGACATCGAGTTGATCCCCGAGGACCAATCGACGAATACGTCGGAAAACATTGACTATGCGTGCGAATTGATGCGCGGCATGGACGGTGCGTTGAGCGCTGGAACGGTTGTTGTGACCAGTGATTTTCATGCGCCACGGGTAGCGAAGCTCATGCGCGAACGGGGGCTGGAACCCTGGTGTGTCGTCGGCGCCTATACGCCGTTGAGGTACTGGGCGACATCGCTGCTGCGGGAATTCCTCGCGCAGTTTATTCTGTGGGCGCCGAGCGGCAACGCGAGAATTTTACGAATTTCGCGGGTAGGGCGAAGCGTTAGCCACTAG
- a CDS encoding ferredoxin family protein, with the protein MTYIIAQPCVDVLDRACVEECPVDCIYEGKRMLYIHPDECVDCGACEPVCPVEAIFYEDDVPDEWVEFIDANVDWFDELGSPGGAAKLGPQDFDVPFVAALPPQAEE; encoded by the coding sequence ATGACTTACATCATTGCCCAGCCATGTGTTGACGTCCTCGACCGTGCCTGTGTTGAAGAGTGCCCGGTTGACTGCATTTACGAGGGCAAGCGCATGCTCTACATTCATCCTGATGAGTGCGTGGACTGTGGCGCTTGTGAACCGGTCTGCCCAGTCGAGGCCATCTTCTACGAGGACGATGTTCCGGATGAGTGGGTTGAATTCATCGATGCGAATGTCGACTGGTTCGATGAGTTGGGTTCCCCGGGTGGTGCCGCCAAGCTCGGCCCCCAGGACTTCGATGTGCCATTCGTGGCAGCTCTGCCGCCGCAGGCAGAAGAATAA
- a CDS encoding amidohydrolase — protein sequence MRTNTESARKILNGLASTQSQREELYKYFHQHPELSMQEHSTADRIIQELESSGISTHRVGGTGVVAIIENGAGPIVAMRADIDALPVKETSGKDYASTATQIDEKTGTEVPVAHACGHDFHLMSLLTALQAFNENLDQWSGTFIGIFQPAEETAEGARAMLAADLEKAIPRPDVYLGQHVLASLPGGYVGTRRGPVLSSAFSVKVTVHGNGSHGSMPELSVDPVVLASTIVMRLQTIVSREVAATETAVVTVGAIQAGTKSNIIPDSAELLINTRAYNSAVTEHLKEAIERIVRAECVAARSPQDPQFTYYDRYPLTNNDGDATNTVREAFDAYFGDEVSDLDAVPASEDFSIIPDALGVPYTYWGLGGFADESSAVGNHNPAFAPDLQPTLDRGAEAIVVAACAWLAK from the coding sequence ATGCGCACTAATACTGAGAGCGCCAGAAAGATTCTGAATGGTCTCGCGTCCACCCAGTCCCAGCGCGAGGAACTGTACAAGTATTTCCACCAGCACCCTGAGCTTTCCATGCAGGAGCACAGCACTGCGGACCGGATTATTCAGGAGCTCGAATCTTCGGGTATTTCCACACATCGCGTCGGAGGCACCGGCGTCGTTGCCATTATTGAGAACGGTGCCGGGCCGATTGTGGCTATGCGCGCAGACATTGATGCGCTACCGGTGAAGGAGACTTCCGGCAAAGATTACGCCTCCACGGCAACGCAGATTGATGAAAAGACCGGCACAGAGGTCCCCGTCGCCCACGCTTGTGGCCACGACTTCCACCTGATGTCTTTGCTCACAGCGCTGCAGGCTTTCAACGAAAACCTTGATCAGTGGTCTGGCACATTCATCGGTATCTTCCAACCCGCTGAAGAAACCGCCGAAGGTGCACGCGCAATGCTGGCGGCAGATCTGGAGAAGGCTATTCCGCGTCCCGATGTTTATCTCGGTCAACACGTACTAGCTAGCTTGCCCGGCGGCTATGTGGGCACTCGCCGCGGGCCAGTTCTCTCCTCTGCATTCTCGGTCAAAGTCACTGTGCACGGTAATGGCTCCCATGGATCCATGCCGGAGCTCAGTGTCGATCCCGTTGTCTTGGCATCCACCATTGTGATGCGCCTTCAGACGATTGTCTCGCGTGAGGTAGCAGCCACCGAGACCGCAGTGGTGACCGTTGGCGCGATTCAGGCGGGAACTAAGTCCAACATCATCCCTGACTCCGCAGAGCTGCTCATCAACACTCGTGCCTACAACAGCGCCGTGACCGAACACCTCAAAGAGGCAATCGAGCGCATTGTACGAGCAGAGTGCGTTGCTGCCCGCAGCCCTCAAGACCCGCAGTTCACTTACTACGACCGCTATCCCCTCACGAACAATGACGGGGACGCCACGAATACTGTGCGCGAGGCATTCGACGCGTACTTCGGTGATGAAGTCTCCGACTTGGACGCAGTGCCCGCCTCTGAAGATTTCTCAATCATCCCCGATGCGCTTGGCGTGCCATATACGTACTGGGGGCTCGGCGGCTTCGCGGATGAGAGCAGCGCTGTTGGCAACCACAACCCAGCTTTTGCCCCTGACCTCCAACCCACTCTTGACCGGGGCGCAGAAGCAATCGTTGTAGCTGCCTGTGCTTGGTTGGCGAAATGA
- a CDS encoding ABC transporter family substrate-binding protein has protein sequence MFIRSRRHAASRRFFVASTLCVTAALASSCMARPSDAPTVPGQQEVPVQQEDTADQAKKMREVTVGVDEFVEGFNPHLLADVSPVTSLVARLTLPSVFTPAPVEGEAGDASASAQAPGVVDNAANARSAGAPQWLLNSDLLDSVQVIESDDSKDGDARNGAGNGKAADVDITDPTVAAEHVRYRIRKGAQWSDGTPISGEDFRYLFSQVTSTPGSLDTATYELIKSIDVSDGGRQIDVTFTQPITHWQRLFAHLLPAHLMRSNTDGFSEGLASRFPASGGQYTVESMDVGRNIIRLVRNDRYWGEQPAASEVITLRAMRSAIDGAEQLRSKQIHAVQVRPTETSELTYGLVPGVAEFFHEPNRELVFSTNLASSRLADESVRRAILSTINVAEVSEVATGRRIAGGSGDGGDQERFETPQAGFTEDNPLRIGIISDGIAARAAAFAVADQLTAAGIPATVVSYSPADMLRSSLPYGTVDAVVAWAEQPNSVQAARERYVCTEGSVSSLPPKDLDEAGAESAAESESESDSELVDSSTRPAPSGDREKSAEEQGSLDGTTPSEQSKSSTSAEPADLNGVPVAPKSAARSENLSGLCDPQIDELLAPDSSALPAELADIIAGHSIELTLVKDGLLTVVSPEITITGRRDSSQWTDDPVLGRLGVLGEVRRVSTQSGARESSENSQTRDNPREDTEQDGSGQNQDGRDNIDQENKGK, from the coding sequence ATGTTTATTCGCAGCCGTCGTCACGCAGCTTCTCGTCGATTTTTCGTAGCATCGACACTCTGCGTGACGGCGGCTTTGGCGTCTTCGTGCATGGCTCGCCCGTCGGACGCTCCGACTGTGCCCGGGCAGCAGGAAGTGCCGGTGCAGCAGGAAGACACCGCTGACCAGGCTAAAAAGATGCGTGAAGTCACGGTCGGTGTCGACGAGTTTGTCGAAGGCTTCAATCCGCATTTGCTTGCCGACGTCTCCCCGGTGACCAGCCTGGTAGCGCGACTGACACTGCCTAGTGTTTTCACCCCTGCGCCGGTAGAGGGCGAGGCTGGTGACGCTAGTGCCTCCGCGCAAGCTCCCGGAGTGGTGGATAACGCTGCCAACGCTCGCTCGGCAGGAGCTCCCCAGTGGCTGCTCAACTCCGACTTGCTGGATTCCGTGCAGGTCATCGAGAGTGATGACAGCAAAGACGGTGACGCCAGAAACGGAGCTGGAAACGGAAAAGCGGCCGATGTTGACATCACGGATCCGACGGTAGCGGCAGAGCATGTCCGCTACCGCATTCGAAAAGGGGCGCAGTGGAGCGATGGCACGCCAATCAGTGGCGAGGACTTCCGCTACCTATTTTCCCAAGTCACGTCCACGCCAGGATCGCTGGATACGGCGACTTATGAGCTGATTAAATCCATTGATGTCTCCGATGGTGGCCGTCAGATTGACGTGACGTTCACTCAGCCGATTACGCATTGGCAGCGCCTGTTTGCACATCTCTTGCCAGCGCATTTGATGCGGTCGAACACTGATGGTTTTTCCGAAGGGCTGGCCAGCCGTTTCCCGGCCTCCGGTGGGCAGTACACCGTCGAGTCGATGGATGTCGGCCGCAACATCATTCGACTGGTTCGAAATGACCGCTACTGGGGTGAGCAGCCAGCAGCCTCGGAGGTTATTACGCTGCGTGCCATGCGTAGTGCCATCGATGGTGCGGAGCAACTGCGTTCGAAGCAGATCCATGCCGTGCAGGTCCGTCCGACGGAGACCTCTGAGCTGACGTACGGTCTGGTCCCCGGTGTTGCTGAGTTCTTCCATGAGCCGAACCGGGAACTGGTTTTCAGTACCAATCTCGCGTCGAGCAGGCTTGCCGACGAATCCGTCCGCCGGGCCATTCTGAGCACCATCAACGTTGCAGAGGTCTCAGAGGTGGCCACCGGGCGCCGAATTGCGGGTGGTTCTGGTGACGGTGGTGACCAGGAGCGATTCGAGACACCACAGGCTGGTTTTACTGAGGACAATCCGCTACGAATTGGCATCATCAGCGACGGTATAGCGGCACGCGCTGCGGCTTTTGCGGTCGCTGACCAGTTGACTGCAGCTGGTATCCCCGCCACCGTTGTTTCGTATTCTCCGGCGGACATGCTGCGGTCTTCGTTGCCCTACGGAACTGTCGATGCCGTGGTGGCATGGGCAGAGCAGCCCAATTCTGTCCAGGCGGCCCGGGAACGCTATGTGTGTACGGAAGGCTCGGTCAGTTCGCTGCCGCCGAAGGACCTGGACGAAGCGGGCGCAGAGTCGGCTGCTGAGTCTGAGTCCGAGTCTGATTCTGAGCTCGTCGATAGTTCGACAAGGCCTGCGCCAAGTGGAGATCGGGAAAAGAGTGCTGAAGAGCAGGGCTCGTTGGACGGGACAACACCATCTGAACAGTCCAAATCTTCTACCTCAGCGGAGCCGGCTGACCTAAATGGAGTACCAGTTGCTCCGAAATCGGCTGCTCGGAGCGAGAATCTCTCCGGTCTTTGTGACCCACAGATTGATGAGCTGCTCGCTCCCGACAGTTCTGCGTTGCCCGCTGAACTCGCCGATATCATTGCTGGCCACAGTATCGAGCTGACCTTGGTGAAAGACGGCTTGCTGACGGTGGTCAGCCCGGAAATTACAATTACCGGGAGGAGGGACTCTTCGCAGTGGACCGATGACCCAGTGTTGGGCCGCCTCGGTGTTCTGGGCGAGGTTCGCCGTGTCTCGACACAGAGTGGGGCTCGAGAATCGTCTGAGAATTCTCAGACGAGAGATAATCCGCGCGAAGATACAGAGCAGGACGGTTCGGGTCAGAACCAAGATGGCCGCGATAACATCGACCAGGAGAACAAGGGGAAGTAA
- a CDS encoding DUF402 domain-containing protein gives MSTSPATSASTAAAPALSPIRSSQDTHPPKVETFDLREMVNTDPKGFRRNVDEFRTLTPSRLYMRRGMDHPKFGYLESFLLADEGLRISIYHFRPGVKVEHQRYVDIVSIDRTDPQCWRMTDLYLDILQAPTDPEAIAPLPVDATTQIRVEDVDELVAAHTQGLISDELTEFAIETTLTARAAIAAHGDNIDTWMQTLNLDATWADAVELSPAT, from the coding sequence ATGTCCACTTCACCGGCCACTTCGGCTTCGACCGCGGCAGCTCCTGCACTCTCCCCAATTCGCTCGAGTCAGGACACACATCCTCCGAAAGTCGAGACCTTTGACCTACGTGAAATGGTCAACACCGACCCCAAGGGCTTTCGGCGCAATGTCGACGAGTTCCGAACTCTCACTCCCAGCCGCCTTTATATGCGCCGTGGGATGGATCATCCAAAGTTTGGATATCTTGAGTCATTCCTGCTTGCCGACGAGGGGTTGCGCATCAGCATTTATCACTTCCGCCCGGGCGTGAAGGTGGAACACCAACGCTACGTCGATATTGTCAGCATCGACCGGACTGATCCGCAGTGCTGGCGTATGACCGATTTGTATCTCGACATCCTGCAGGCACCGACCGATCCTGAGGCCATAGCTCCCCTACCTGTCGATGCGACCACACAGATTCGCGTTGAAGATGTCGACGAGCTCGTCGCGGCCCACACTCAAGGGCTGATTAGCGATGAACTCACCGAATTCGCTATCGAGACCACGCTGACTGCACGCGCCGCAATCGCTGCACACGGTGACAACATTGATACGTGGATGCAGACTTTGAACCTCGATGCGACGTGGGCTGATGCTGTTGAGCTTTCGCCCGCAACCTAA
- the typA gene encoding translational GTPase TypA: MSDTEFRNVAIVAHVDHGKTTLVNAMLEQSGVFSDHEEVADRVMDSGDLEKEKGITILAKNTAIRRKGEGKNGEDLIINVIDTPGHADFGGEVERALSMVDGVVLLIDSSEGPLPQTRFVLGKALAACMPVIIVVNKTDRPDARIDEVVEEAQDLLLELASTLEDPEAAEVAERNLELPVLYASGRAGKASTENPGNGNLPESENLQPLFDVITEVLPEPSAEIDAPLQAQVTNLDSSSFLGRIGLIRIHKGRIRKGQQISWIHYDSEGNEHVKNAKVAELLRTVGVTRVPAEEAIAGDIAAISGIDEVMIGDSLCDAEHPDPLPRILVDEPAISMTIGVNTSPLAGQGGGDKLTARMVKARLDQELIGNVSLRVLPTERPDAWEVQGRGEMALSVLVETMRREGFELTVGKPQVVTKTVDGKVQEPYEHLTIDVPEEHLGAVTQLMAARKGRMEQMGNQGTGWVRMEFLIPSRGLIGFRTTFMTETKGTGIANHYSAGYGEWAGEIKDRPTGSLVADRTGQITAYALIQLSDRGTFFVEPGDQAYEGMVVGQNPRDEDMDINITKEKKLTNMRAASADATVTLEKAHKLSLDEAMEFCGADECVEVTPEGIRVRKQILSATDRARARSRAKAMNKK; the protein is encoded by the coding sequence GTGAGCGATACCGAGTTCCGTAATGTCGCCATTGTCGCACACGTCGACCATGGCAAGACCACTCTCGTGAACGCCATGCTGGAGCAGTCCGGCGTTTTCAGCGACCACGAAGAAGTTGCAGACCGAGTGATGGACTCTGGTGACCTTGAAAAGGAAAAGGGCATCACCATCTTGGCGAAGAACACCGCTATTCGCCGAAAAGGTGAGGGCAAGAACGGCGAAGACCTCATCATCAACGTCATTGACACCCCTGGTCACGCCGACTTTGGTGGCGAGGTGGAGCGCGCACTGTCCATGGTTGACGGCGTCGTGCTGTTGATCGACTCCTCTGAAGGTCCGCTGCCGCAGACCCGCTTCGTCCTGGGCAAGGCGCTTGCTGCCTGCATGCCGGTGATTATTGTGGTCAATAAGACTGACCGCCCAGATGCGCGTATCGACGAGGTTGTCGAGGAAGCACAGGATCTGCTGCTCGAGCTAGCCTCCACCCTGGAAGACCCGGAAGCTGCAGAGGTCGCTGAGCGCAACCTTGAGCTGCCGGTTCTCTATGCCTCTGGTCGTGCCGGTAAGGCTTCGACCGAGAACCCGGGTAACGGCAACCTGCCGGAGTCCGAGAACCTGCAGCCGCTGTTCGACGTCATCACCGAGGTGCTCCCGGAGCCGTCCGCTGAGATCGATGCCCCGCTGCAGGCGCAGGTGACCAACCTGGACTCCAGCTCCTTCCTTGGTCGAATTGGTCTGATTCGTATCCACAAGGGCCGTATCCGCAAGGGACAGCAGATTTCGTGGATTCATTACGACTCCGAGGGCAATGAGCATGTCAAGAATGCGAAGGTCGCGGAGCTGCTGCGTACCGTCGGCGTGACCCGCGTACCTGCTGAAGAGGCCATTGCTGGTGACATCGCCGCTATCTCCGGTATCGACGAGGTCATGATCGGTGACTCTCTCTGTGATGCCGAGCATCCGGACCCGCTGCCGCGCATCCTGGTCGATGAGCCGGCTATTTCTATGACGATCGGCGTGAACACCTCGCCACTGGCAGGCCAGGGTGGTGGCGATAAGCTGACCGCTCGTATGGTCAAGGCCCGCCTGGACCAGGAGTTGATTGGTAACGTCTCGCTGCGCGTGCTGCCGACCGAGCGCCCGGATGCCTGGGAGGTGCAGGGCCGTGGTGAAATGGCGCTGTCCGTTCTGGTTGAAACTATGCGTCGTGAGGGCTTTGAGCTGACCGTCGGTAAGCCGCAGGTTGTTACCAAGACCGTCGACGGCAAGGTTCAGGAGCCGTACGAGCACCTGACCATCGATGTTCCAGAAGAGCACCTGGGTGCTGTCACTCAGCTGATGGCGGCTCGTAAGGGGCGCATGGAGCAGATGGGTAACCAGGGCACCGGTTGGGTGCGCATGGAGTTCCTCATTCCGTCCCGCGGTCTGATTGGCTTCCGCACTACTTTCATGACGGAGACCAAGGGCACCGGTATCGCCAATCACTACTCGGCCGGCTACGGCGAGTGGGCTGGTGAGATTAAGGACCGTCCGACAGGATCGTTGGTGGCTGACCGTACCGGCCAGATCACCGCTTACGCACTGATTCAGCTTTCTGACCGCGGCACCTTCTTCGTCGAGCCGGGTGACCAGGCTTACGAGGGCATGGTCGTTGGCCAGAATCCGCGTGATGAGGACATGGACATCAACATCACCAAGGAAAAGAAGCTGACCAATATGCGCGCAGCCTCGGCTGATGCGACCGTGACTCTGGAGAAGGCGCACAAGCTTTCCCTCGATGAGGCTATGGAGTTCTGTGGCGCTGACGAATGTGTTGAGGTCACCCCGGAGGGCATTCGCGTACGCAAGCAGATCCTCAGCGCCACCGATCGCGCTCGCGCTCGTTCCCGCGCGAAGGCCATGAATAAGAAGTAA